The proteins below come from a single Mesobacillus jeotgali genomic window:
- a CDS encoding FeoB small GTPase domain-containing protein, translating to MNQIRIALAGNPNTGKSTLFNTLTGLKQHTGNWAGKTVDIKEGAFVHKGKSYNMIDLPGTYSLFSNSLDEETARNFIVFEKPELTIVVPDATALERNLNLALQVLELTEKVIVCINLMDEAEKMGIRINEKILMRRLGVPVIKISARNKTGLPLLLDTIERVVTGVIPCSPVKVQYDDETEQKLEYLLPMVQKVFGNNVPARWLSLRLLDGDEKLLEELKDRHLSKEGLN from the coding sequence ATCAATCAAATCAGGATTGCACTAGCAGGAAATCCAAATACCGGAAAAAGTACTTTGTTTAATACCTTGACTGGGCTAAAGCAGCATACGGGCAACTGGGCAGGCAAGACCGTGGATATAAAAGAAGGAGCATTCGTACACAAAGGTAAATCCTACAACATGATTGACCTGCCAGGAACGTATTCCCTCTTTTCTAATTCACTTGATGAGGAGACAGCGCGAAATTTTATAGTGTTTGAGAAACCGGAATTGACGATTGTTGTACCGGATGCTACTGCACTCGAGCGCAATTTAAATCTTGCGTTGCAGGTCCTGGAATTGACTGAGAAAGTCATTGTATGCATCAACTTGATGGATGAGGCTGAGAAAATGGGTATCAGGATTAATGAAAAAATACTGATGAGACGCCTTGGGGTCCCTGTCATTAAAATATCAGCCAGAAATAAAACAGGACTGCCGCTTTTGTTGGATACAATTGAAAGGGTAGTAACAGGTGTCATTCCTTGTTCGCCTGTAAAAGTTCAATATGATGACGAAACTGAACAAAAATTAGAATACCTTTTACCGATGGTCCAAAAGGTATTCGGAAACAATGTACCAGCCAGATGGCTTTCTTTAAGGCTATTGGATGGTGATGAAAAGTTGCTCGAAGAACTGAAGGATAGGCATTTATCAAAGGAGGGATTAAACTGA
- the prsW gene encoding glutamic-type intramembrane protease PrsW, with protein MLATIAAGLAPGLALLCYLYLKDRYDQEPLSVVAKVFFSGALLVFPIMFIHYVLDTEDLIPSSIIESFITVGLLEEFFKWFILYNMVYSHLAFDKPYDGIIYSSAVSLGFASAENILYLFANGLELAYSRALLPVSSHAIFGIIMGYYFGKAKFSSSPPLRWIVLSLIIPTLLHGGYTYILLTVEDWLLPIVFYMAFLWFLGIRKFRLATLA; from the coding sequence TTGCTCGCTACTATTGCTGCAGGCCTGGCACCGGGATTAGCGCTATTATGTTACTTATATTTAAAAGATAGATATGATCAAGAGCCATTATCGGTAGTGGCTAAAGTATTCTTTTCAGGTGCCTTGTTAGTTTTCCCGATCATGTTTATTCATTACGTTTTGGATACAGAAGACTTGATACCCAGTTCAATTATTGAATCGTTTATTACCGTTGGCTTACTTGAGGAATTTTTCAAATGGTTCATTTTGTACAACATGGTATACAGCCACTTGGCATTTGACAAACCTTATGACGGTATTATATATAGTTCGGCTGTTTCTCTTGGGTTCGCTTCTGCGGAGAATATCCTTTACCTGTTTGCTAATGGATTGGAACTCGCATATAGCCGTGCACTATTACCCGTTTCAAGTCATGCAATATTTGGAATTATCATGGGCTACTATTTTGGGAAAGCGAAATTCTCAAGTAGCCCGCCCCTTAGGTGGATAGTCCTGTCCCTGATCATACCCACACTACTTCATGGAGGATATACATACATCCTTCTTACAGTAGAAGATTGGCTGCTGCCTATTGTCTTTTACATGGCTTTCCTCTGGTTTTTAGGGATTAGGAAGTTTAGGCTAGCAACATTAGCCTAA
- the qoxC gene encoding cytochrome aa3 quinol oxidase subunit III has product MKIDQSLPLEYSTEENRLKILGFWIFLGAEIALFATLFAAYFILVDRTGSGPSGEEVFKAPTLIIQTLLLLTSSFTIGLGIHAMRIGRVKAMINFFIITLILGLGFIGLEIYEFVQYIHEGLTLQTSGFSAALFTTLGTHGAHVTFGLFWGLAIIMQIKKRGLTPETANKSFIFSLYWHFLDVVWIFIFSFVYLKGMM; this is encoded by the coding sequence ATGAAAATCGATCAATCACTCCCGCTTGAATATAGTACAGAAGAAAATAGGTTGAAAATCTTAGGTTTTTGGATTTTCCTGGGGGCGGAAATAGCCCTGTTTGCAACGCTTTTCGCTGCATACTTTATTTTAGTGGACCGAACCGGAAGCGGCCCAAGCGGGGAAGAAGTGTTTAAAGCTCCGACCCTGATTATTCAAACTCTATTACTTTTGACTAGCAGTTTCACAATTGGCTTAGGAATTCATGCTATGAGGATTGGCAGAGTAAAAGCGATGATCAATTTCTTCATCATTACTCTTATTCTAGGACTGGGATTCATAGGTTTGGAGATTTATGAATTTGTACAATATATCCATGAAGGTCTGACACTGCAGACTAGCGGTTTTTCAGCTGCGTTATTTACTACATTGGGTACACACGGTGCACACGTAACGTTTGGTTTGTTCTGGGGTCTTGCGATCATTATGCAAATCAAGAAACGAGGTCTTACGCCTGAAACAGCCAATAAATCGTTCATATTTTCGTTGTACTGGCACTTCCTAGATGTGGTCTGGATATTTATCTTCAGCTTCGTCTACTTGAAAGGAATGATGTAA
- a CDS encoding FeoA family protein: protein MIRTNKLSLYDGIIGDFIKILSLNIHGTMRRRLLDLGFVPGAIVEVVRRSPLGDPVVYRVSGASVALRKEESLNIIGELVEK, encoded by the coding sequence ATGATACGGACAAACAAGTTGAGTTTGTATGATGGCATAATCGGGGATTTTATAAAAATTTTAAGTCTCAATATCCACGGAACGATGAGGAGAAGGCTACTGGATTTAGGATTTGTACCAGGAGCAATAGTCGAGGTGGTGAGAAGAAGTCCTTTAGGTGACCCTGTTGTTTATCGGGTAAGCGGTGCATCTGTTGCTTTAAGGAAAGAAGAGAGTCTCAATATTATAGGGGAGCTGGTCGAGAAATGA
- a CDS encoding SCO family protein, translating into MRKTIGVSIALMVTLILTACGQDIKDPLNWEINDFTFENQNGKKVGMEDLNGEVWVADFIFTSCETVCPPMTANMDILNQKLKKEGINNIKFVSFSVDPDVDTPDRRKDYMERYDINPDKWHFLSGYSQQTIEDFALKNFKTIVKKPENDDQVIHGTSFYLVDKDGVIVKDYPSLSDVPFEQMIEDIKILLNE; encoded by the coding sequence ATGCGGAAGACTATAGGTGTGTCCATTGCTTTAATGGTTACGTTAATACTTACAGCTTGCGGGCAAGATATAAAGGATCCTTTGAATTGGGAAATAAATGACTTCACTTTCGAAAATCAAAATGGCAAGAAAGTAGGAATGGAGGATTTAAATGGCGAGGTATGGGTAGCAGACTTTATTTTCACTAGCTGTGAAACGGTTTGTCCCCCTATGACGGCTAATATGGATATCCTGAATCAGAAGTTGAAAAAGGAAGGAATAAATAACATTAAATTTGTTTCCTTTAGTGTTGATCCTGATGTTGATACCCCTGATAGAAGAAAAGATTATATGGAGCGGTATGATATCAATCCTGATAAGTGGCACTTTTTATCAGGATACTCTCAGCAAACAATCGAAGACTTTGCTTTGAAAAATTTTAAAACTATTGTTAAAAAGCCTGAAAATGACGATCAAGTTATTCATGGCACTTCCTTTTATCTGGTTGATAAAGATGGGGTAATCGTAAAAGATTATCCAAGTCTTTCTGATGTTCCCTTCGAACAAATGATTGAGGATATTAAGATTCTATTGAACGAGTAG
- a CDS encoding ArsR/SmtB family transcription factor yields MVNLENTLDEETLFIVSQTFKALSDPTRIKILHLLSKGQKSVNEIAVQLEMLQSTVSHQLRFLKNLRLVKYRREGTSMIYSCDDEHVMGVLKQIIDHARHH; encoded by the coding sequence ATGGTGAATCTTGAAAACACTTTGGATGAAGAGACGCTGTTTATAGTATCGCAAACTTTTAAAGCGTTATCTGACCCTACTAGGATCAAGATCCTGCACCTGTTATCAAAAGGACAAAAATCAGTCAACGAAATTGCTGTACAACTGGAGATGCTCCAATCCACTGTTTCTCATCAGTTACGATTCCTGAAAAATTTAAGATTAGTAAAGTACAGAAGAGAAGGTACTTCCATGATATATTCGTGCGATGATGAACACGTAATGGGTGTCCTGAAACAAATAATTGACCATGCCAGACATCATTAA
- a CDS encoding cytochrome c oxidase assembly protein: protein MMEHNPISGIIYEWNILLLLGCFAVGIYYQRKQQAIKMELTQKQKGSFYTGLALFAIAMGTPVYSIGHYLFSVHMVIQSIIYLAVPPLLLYGLPKRKLGEVLNRVGVLQSSIRFLTKPVIAVLLFNGIFSFYHVPFIFDYLMTNSFFMGLSTFVLFVLALIMWWPVVSPAEFKGTMKPLYKIAYICVMGILLTPACALIIFSKDLLYTSYMQAPQLFGIGPLDDQQAGGAFMKFIQEIIYGTVIGFIFFAWSKDQKNDELENKLGEYEEEYLNNLREL from the coding sequence ATGATGGAACATAACCCGATTAGTGGAATTATTTATGAATGGAATATATTGCTTTTGCTTGGGTGCTTTGCTGTTGGCATTTACTATCAACGGAAACAACAAGCTATTAAAATGGAGTTAACGCAAAAGCAAAAAGGCTCATTCTACACTGGATTAGCCTTATTTGCTATAGCAATGGGGACTCCTGTATATAGTATTGGCCATTATCTTTTTTCTGTCCATATGGTCATCCAATCGATCATTTACCTAGCAGTTCCGCCGTTATTGCTTTATGGTCTTCCAAAAAGAAAACTGGGAGAAGTTTTGAACAGGGTTGGTGTATTACAAAGCTCAATACGATTCTTAACCAAACCCGTAATTGCGGTTTTGCTTTTTAATGGAATTTTTTCTTTTTACCATGTTCCATTTATTTTTGATTATTTAATGACCAACTCCTTTTTCATGGGTTTATCGACATTTGTTTTATTTGTCCTGGCCCTAATTATGTGGTGGCCAGTCGTCTCTCCGGCGGAATTCAAGGGAACGATGAAGCCGTTATATAAAATAGCCTATATATGCGTGATGGGCATCCTGCTCACTCCGGCATGTGCGCTAATCATTTTCTCAAAAGACCTGCTATATACTTCATATATGCAAGCACCGCAATTATTTGGAATTGGCCCATTAGATGACCAGCAAGCAGGTGGCGCATTCATGAAGTTCATCCAGGAAATCATATATGGGACAGTCATTGGCTTCATCTTCTTTGCCTGGTCAAAGGATCAAAAGAATGATGAATTGGAAAACAAACTAGGAGAATATGAAGAAGAGTATTTGAATAATTTGAGGGAATTGTGA
- the qoxD gene encoding cytochrome aa3 quinol oxidase subunit IV, whose protein sequence is MKDLFPLKQVMGFVFSLILTAVALAVYFMDLSYTIGMSILLVTAFIQAAVQLVVFMHAGESEDKPSIYTNIYYAVFIALVTIFGSLLTLIWGYE, encoded by the coding sequence ATGAAAGATTTATTTCCTTTAAAACAAGTAATGGGGTTTGTATTTTCTTTAATCCTCACTGCAGTGGCTCTTGCTGTTTATTTCATGGATCTGTCTTATACCATTGGAATGTCCATTCTGCTGGTGACAGCCTTCATCCAGGCGGCGGTGCAGTTGGTTGTGTTTATGCACGCTGGTGAAAGCGAAGATAAACCGTCCATTTACACCAATATTTATTACGCAGTTTTCATTGCTTTAGTTACCATCTTTGGTTCATTGCTTACCCTGATATGGGGTTATGAATAA
- a CDS encoding peptidylprolyl isomerase yields MKKTLVGISLAAGIISLSACSTGPANSEVIVQTEAGNITKEELYESMKGKYGEQVLQDLVYKKVLANKYKVSDKEVSGKLKEIKDQTGENFEMVLMQNGIKDENELKEVLKSQLLMEKALIKDIKVTDQEIKKSYDAYKPEIKARHILVKDEKTANEVKSKLANGDKFEKLAKEYSTDKSSAESGGDLGWFGIGKMDPAFEKAAYSLEVRQVSDPVKSSLGYHIIELTDRKEKKSFDAMAKELEYQLKLSKIDQSKAQDILQKELKDAGLVVKDKDLKGILADS; encoded by the coding sequence ATGAAGAAAACACTAGTTGGCATTTCGTTGGCTGCAGGAATAATCAGTTTAAGTGCTTGTTCCACAGGTCCCGCAAACTCCGAGGTGATTGTACAAACAGAAGCCGGAAATATTACTAAGGAAGAATTGTACGAATCCATGAAAGGTAAATATGGAGAACAAGTATTGCAAGACCTTGTCTATAAAAAAGTCCTTGCTAACAAATACAAGGTAAGTGATAAGGAAGTAAGTGGAAAATTGAAGGAAATCAAGGACCAGACGGGTGAAAACTTTGAAATGGTACTAATGCAAAATGGTATAAAGGATGAAAATGAGTTGAAAGAAGTGCTGAAAAGTCAACTCTTAATGGAAAAGGCTCTAATTAAAGATATAAAAGTCACTGATCAGGAAATTAAGAAGAGCTATGATGCCTACAAGCCAGAAATCAAAGCAAGACATATTCTGGTAAAGGATGAGAAGACCGCGAATGAAGTTAAAAGTAAATTGGCAAATGGTGATAAGTTTGAGAAGTTAGCAAAAGAATATTCCACCGACAAGTCTTCAGCAGAAAGTGGTGGGGATCTTGGCTGGTTTGGAATTGGAAAAATGGATCCTGCGTTCGAGAAAGCAGCTTATTCATTAGAAGTAAGACAAGTTAGCGATCCCGTTAAGTCCTCATTAGGGTATCACATCATTGAGCTAACTGATAGAAAAGAAAAAAAATCCTTTGATGCGATGGCAAAAGAGTTAGAATATCAATTGAAACTTTCGAAAATTGACCAATCTAAAGCACAGGATATTTTGCAAAAGGAACTAAAAGATGCTGGATTAGTTGTGAAGGACAAAGACTTGAAAGGTATTCTGGCCGATAGTTGA
- the qoxA gene encoding cytochrome aa3 quinol oxidase subunit II, protein MKVKWAILSLILGVFTLLSGCEPLMVLDPKGPQARTTADVIMISIWTMAFVVIAVFVLFIVMLVKYRASRQSENYEPPHIEGSKVIESIFVGIPIIIVIFLSIITVKSTYEVESIPEGYENQKPLVIYAASSNWKWHFSYPEENIETVNYLFIPTNRPIEFRLYSYGPISSFWIPQLGGQKYAMADMVNKLNLAVDVPGEYGGRNANFTGSGFAEQSFNVTAMKQAEYEKWVEEIKKTAKPLTEEKFNELLKPSHLGQLTYTGTHLSFSPPPEGHHKKEAASTQKDNNGDEKQNPDGEMDQNDMEDMNH, encoded by the coding sequence ATGAAAGTGAAATGGGCGATTCTGTCGTTGATTCTGGGTGTTTTCACCTTACTATCGGGATGTGAACCACTTATGGTTCTTGATCCGAAAGGTCCGCAAGCACGTACAACTGCAGATGTAATCATGATTTCAATCTGGACTATGGCGTTCGTTGTCATTGCGGTTTTTGTACTTTTCATCGTCATGTTAGTCAAGTACAGGGCTTCTAGACAAAGTGAAAACTATGAACCGCCACATATTGAAGGGAGCAAGGTGATTGAATCAATCTTTGTAGGGATTCCGATCATAATTGTCATTTTTCTTTCAATAATTACAGTGAAATCCACATATGAGGTAGAGTCGATACCAGAAGGCTATGAAAATCAGAAACCATTAGTGATATATGCTGCTTCCTCAAATTGGAAATGGCATTTCAGCTATCCAGAAGAAAATATTGAAACTGTCAACTATCTTTTTATCCCAACGAACAGACCAATTGAGTTCCGTCTGTATTCATATGGGCCGATTTCTAGTTTTTGGATTCCTCAATTAGGGGGCCAAAAATATGCGATGGCAGATATGGTTAATAAGTTAAATCTAGCTGTAGACGTACCTGGTGAGTACGGCGGAAGGAATGCGAATTTTACAGGTTCTGGTTTCGCAGAGCAAAGCTTTAATGTAACAGCTATGAAGCAGGCTGAATACGAGAAATGGGTAGAAGAGATCAAGAAAACTGCTAAACCATTAACTGAAGAAAAATTCAATGAACTGTTAAAACCCAGCCATCTAGGTCAATTAACTTATACAGGAACACATTTATCCTTCTCTCCACCTCCAGAGGGCCATCACAAAAAAGAAGCGGCAAGCACTCAAAAGGATAATAATGGTGATGAAAAACAAAATCCTGATGGAGAAATGGATCAAAATGATATGGAGGATATGAATCACTAG
- a CDS encoding ferrous iron transporter B, whose translation MEKAASEQVMFVELLEQAEKLSSSKTRDKIVEALYRNSRGCIEAGVEYSKTKHDERTERLDSVLTSPVWGFPIMLLMLGAVFYLTIAGANIPSSMLADFFGWLEGHITVLFKLVKAPDWLYGVLVLGFYRGTSWVISVMLPPMAIFFPTFALLENYGYLPRVAFNMDRLFKTVGAHGKQSLTMAMGFGCNAAAMMSTRIIESPRERMLAILTNNFVPCNGRWGTLILLASLFMAAGFTGGIKSFITTAVIVGIVLFGIIITFSVSWILSKTVLSGVPTHYTLELPPYRKPKIFDTVIRSSLNNSLAVLKRAVKVAAPAGVMTWILANIHVNGTSILLHIVQFLDPLGQMLGLDGYILMAFIIGLPANEIVLPVLLMGYLSTGELVDAGGIEDIKQIFINHNWTWLTALNMMLFSLLHYPCGTTLINIYKETKSKKWTFMAFIIPTAIALCVTFLIAQTVRYFGWI comes from the coding sequence ATGGAAAAAGCAGCCTCTGAACAAGTAATGTTCGTTGAACTGCTTGAGCAAGCAGAGAAATTATCATCCTCAAAAACACGCGATAAGATTGTGGAGGCTCTGTATCGGAATAGCAGGGGATGTATTGAGGCGGGAGTTGAATATAGCAAAACAAAACATGACGAAAGAACGGAGCGATTAGACTCGGTGCTTACTTCTCCTGTTTGGGGTTTTCCTATCATGCTTCTAATGCTCGGAGCGGTATTTTACTTAACCATTGCAGGAGCCAATATTCCCTCTTCTATGCTCGCGGATTTTTTTGGCTGGCTTGAGGGACATATTACAGTATTATTTAAGCTTGTAAAAGCTCCAGATTGGCTATACGGTGTATTGGTATTGGGCTTTTATCGGGGAACTTCATGGGTCATCAGTGTGATGCTGCCTCCGATGGCGATATTTTTTCCTACTTTCGCACTTCTCGAGAACTATGGATATCTTCCTAGAGTAGCATTTAACATGGATCGGCTTTTTAAAACTGTTGGAGCACATGGCAAACAATCCCTTACAATGGCGATGGGTTTTGGCTGTAATGCAGCAGCCATGATGTCCACAAGAATAATAGAATCACCGAGGGAACGGATGCTTGCCATCCTGACCAATAATTTTGTTCCTTGCAATGGGAGATGGGGAACGTTAATCTTGCTGGCCTCCTTGTTTATGGCGGCTGGTTTTACGGGGGGAATCAAATCCTTTATAACAACGGCTGTCATAGTGGGAATTGTATTATTTGGGATCATCATAACATTCTCTGTTTCTTGGATTCTATCAAAAACTGTATTAAGTGGTGTCCCAACACACTATACATTGGAACTCCCGCCCTATAGAAAGCCGAAGATATTTGATACTGTCATTCGTTCTTCTTTGAACAATTCTCTAGCAGTACTAAAACGAGCAGTTAAAGTAGCAGCACCCGCGGGGGTCATGACATGGATATTGGCAAATATCCATGTGAACGGCACGAGCATTTTATTGCACATTGTCCAATTTCTTGATCCGCTCGGCCAAATGTTAGGCTTGGATGGGTATATCTTGATGGCATTCATAATCGGACTCCCTGCAAATGAAATTGTGCTGCCTGTCCTTCTTATGGGATATCTATCAACAGGTGAACTGGTTGATGCAGGAGGAATAGAAGATATTAAGCAAATTTTTATTAATCATAATTGGACTTGGCTCACTGCGTTGAATATGATGCTTTTTTCTCTATTACACTATCCTTGCGGCACAACATTGATTAATATTTATAAAGAAACAAAGAGCAAGAAGTGGACATTTATGGCTTTTATCATTCCAACCGCCATCGCCCTTTGTGTAACGTTTCTTATTGCCCAAACTGTGAGATATTTTGGCTGGATATAA
- the qoxB gene encoding cytochrome aa3 quinol oxidase subunit I translates to MEFFDRFIVPNPSPTIYASMVAIGLTIIAILAGLTYFRKWGYLWQQWLTTVDHKRIGIMYLISALLMLFRGGVDALMMRAQTAIPENTLLNAQEYNEVFTTHGVVMILFMAMAFVMALMNFVVPLQIGARDVAFPRLNALSFWLYFMGAMLFNISFVVGGSPDSGWTSYFPLAGNEFSPSVGTNYYMLAIQIAGLGTLITGINFIVTILKMRAPGMKLMKMPMFTWTALITNVIIVFAFPVLTVALAMGTMDRLFGTNFFTTTNGGMDMLWANFFWVWGHPEVYILILPAFGIYSEIIPTFARRNLYGYKSMVVSIVAISALSFVVWVHHFFTMGQGALVNSIFSITTMAIAIPTGVKIFNWLLTLWKGKIRFTVPMLYSLGFIPIFTIGGVTGVMLGMASADYQYHNTMFLVAHFHLVIIPGVVFAMIAGMTYWWPKIFGFMLNERIGKWSFWFIAISVCLTFFPMFISGLDGQARRMYTYSESTGYGIWNGLSFIGAIGLAIGFALIVYNIYYSTRYAPRNIGSDPWDARSLEWATHSPVPEYNFAIVPHVNSSEAFWDAKKNGHDLFPGEYKKIHMPNNSGLPFVLSAFFFVFGFAMVFSMWTLAILSVLGIFGCMLYRSFEKDHGHYISVKEIKETEKKLGGI, encoded by the coding sequence ATGGAATTTTTTGATCGATTTATTGTCCCGAATCCAAGCCCAACGATTTACGCTTCGATGGTAGCCATTGGTCTTACAATTATAGCTATTTTAGCTGGGCTGACCTATTTTAGAAAATGGGGCTATCTGTGGCAGCAATGGTTAACAACGGTTGACCACAAACGCATTGGCATCATGTATCTCATTTCCGCTTTGCTGATGTTATTCCGAGGCGGGGTCGACGCTTTGATGATGCGCGCTCAAACTGCTATACCTGAGAATACATTACTGAATGCCCAGGAATATAATGAGGTTTTTACGACACACGGAGTAGTGATGATTTTATTCATGGCTATGGCTTTCGTCATGGCTTTAATGAACTTTGTGGTCCCTTTGCAGATTGGAGCACGTGATGTTGCCTTTCCCCGGTTGAACGCTTTAAGTTTCTGGTTATATTTTATGGGAGCGATGTTATTTAACATTTCTTTCGTGGTAGGTGGTTCTCCTGATTCAGGCTGGACATCGTATTTCCCTCTCGCTGGAAATGAATTCAGTCCATCAGTAGGAACGAACTATTATATGCTTGCAATTCAAATTGCAGGCCTTGGTACTTTAATCACAGGTATTAACTTCATTGTTACCATTTTAAAAATGAGAGCGCCAGGTATGAAGTTAATGAAGATGCCGATGTTTACATGGACAGCACTGATTACCAATGTAATAATTGTTTTCGCTTTCCCGGTATTAACAGTGGCATTGGCGATGGGAACAATGGATCGTTTATTTGGGACCAACTTCTTTACGACAACAAATGGCGGCATGGATATGCTGTGGGCCAACTTTTTCTGGGTCTGGGGCCATCCAGAGGTCTATATTTTAATCCTGCCAGCATTCGGGATCTACAGTGAAATCATTCCGACTTTCGCCCGCCGAAATCTATATGGATACAAGTCTATGGTCGTTTCGATTGTGGCGATCTCGGCATTGTCCTTTGTCGTCTGGGTCCATCATTTCTTCACGATGGGACAGGGTGCCCTTGTGAATAGTATTTTTTCGATAACGACTATGGCAATTGCAATTCCTACAGGGGTTAAGATCTTTAACTGGCTTCTTACACTGTGGAAAGGAAAAATCAGGTTTACGGTTCCTATGTTATACTCCCTTGGCTTTATCCCGATTTTTACAATCGGTGGAGTAACAGGCGTCATGCTTGGCATGGCTAGTGCGGATTACCAGTATCATAATACGATGTTCCTTGTGGCCCATTTCCATCTGGTTATCATCCCAGGTGTAGTATTCGCGATGATCGCGGGAATGACATACTGGTGGCCGAAGATTTTTGGTTTCATGTTGAATGAACGCATCGGAAAATGGTCGTTTTGGTTCATCGCGATTAGTGTCTGTTTGACATTTTTCCCGATGTTTATTTCTGGTCTTGACGGACAAGCGCGTCGCATGTATACCTATTCTGAGTCGACAGGATATGGAATTTGGAATGGACTTTCCTTTATTGGAGCAATAGGTCTCGCCATAGGATTTGCTCTGATTGTATACAATATCTATTACAGCACTCGCTATGCACCTCGAAATATCGGATCTGATCCATGGGATGCAAGGTCTCTTGAATGGGCTACTCACAGTCCGGTACCGGAGTACAATTTTGCGATTGTGCCTCATGTGAACTCATCTGAGGCGTTCTGGGATGCAAAGAAAAACGGTCATGACTTGTTCCCGGGTGAGTACAAGAAGATTCATATGCCAAATAACAGTGGGTTGCCTTTTGTTCTGAGTGCTTTCTTCTTTGTATTTGGATTCGCGATGGTATTCAGCATGTGGACACTAGCTATTCTTTCTGTATTAGGGATATTTGGTTGTATGTTATACCGTTCTTTCGAGAAGGACCATGGCCACTACATTTCCGTTAAGGAAATCAAAGAAACTGAAAAGAAATTGGGAGGTATCTGA